One genomic segment of Brassica napus cultivar Da-Ae chromosome A3, Da-Ae, whole genome shotgun sequence includes these proteins:
- the LOC125574970 gene encoding serine--glyoxylate aminotransferase-like isoform X2, which translates to MDYMNGPGRHHLFVPGPVNIPEQVIRAMNRNNEDYRSPAIPALTKTLLEDVKKIFKTTSGTPFMFPTTGTGAWESALTNTLSPGDRIVSFLIGQFSLLWIDQQKRLNFNVDVVESDWGQGANLQVLASKLSEDQNQSIKAICIVHNETATGVTNDISAVRTLLDHYKHPALLLVDGVSSICALDFRMDEWGVDVALTGSQKALSLPTGLGIVCASPKALEATKTSKSLKVFFDWNDYLKFYKLGTYWPYTPSIQLLYGLRAALDLIFEEGLDNVIARHARLGKATRLAVEAWGLKNCTQKEEWISNTVTAVMVPPNIDSTEIVKRAWKRYNLSLGLGLNKVAGKVFRIGHLGHLNELQLLGCLAGVEMILKDVGYPVVLGSGVAAASTYLQHQIPLIPSRI; encoded by the exons ATGGACTATATGAATGGACCAGGGAGACACCATCTTTTCGTACCAGGACCAGTGAACATACCGGAACAGGTGATCCGGGCGATGAACAGAAACAACGAGGATTACCGTTCACCAGCCATCCCGGCGCTTACAAAAACGTTGCTGGAGGACGTGAAGAAGATATTCAAGACAACATCTGGGACACCGTTTATGTTTCCGACCACTGGTACTGGTGCTTGGGAGAGTGCCTTGACCAACACGCTATCTCCTGGAGACAGGATCGTCTCGTTTCTGATAGGGCAATTCAGTTTGCTGTGGATTGACCAGCAGAAGAGGCTAAATTTTAACGTTGATGTGGTGGAGAGTGATTGGGGACAAGGTGCTAATCTCCAAGTCTTGGCCTCAAAGCTCTCAGAGGACCAAAATCAATCCATCAAAGCCATTTGCATTGTCCACAACGAGACCGCGACTGGAGTCACTAATGACATCTCTGCTGTCCGAACCCTCCTCG ATCACTACAAGCACCCGGCTTTGCTGCTTGTGGACGGTGTCTCGTCCATATGTGCGCTTGATTTTCGAATGGATGAGTGGGGAGTGGATGTGGCCTTGACCGGATCTCAGAAGGCTTTATCTCTTCCAACAGGACTTGGTATTGTGTGCGCCAGTCCAAAAGCTTTGGAAGCTACCAAAACCTCAAAATCCCTCAAAGTCTTCTTTGATTGGAATGACTACCTCAAGTTTTACAAGCTCGGTACATATTGGCCATACACACCTTCCATTCAACTCCTTTACGGTCTTAGAGCTGCTCTTGATCTTATCTTTGAAGAAGGACTTGATAATGTCATCGCCCGTCATGCCCGTTTGGGAAAGGCCACAAG GCTCGCGGTGGAAGCGTGGGGGCTGAAAAACTGTACACAGAAGGAGGAGTGGATAAGTAACACAGTGACAGCGGTCATGGTGCCGCCAAATATAGACAGTACTGAGATTGTGAAAAGGGCGTGGAAGAGGTACAACCTTAGTCTTGGTCTTGGTCTCAACAAAGTGGCTGGCAAGGTTTTCAGAATTGGGCACCTTGGACATCTTAATGAG TTGCAACTTCTTGGGTGTTTGGCTGGAGTGGAGATGATACTCAAGGATGTTGGCTACCCAGTTGTATTGGGAAGTGGAGTTGCCGCTGCTTCTACTTATCTTCAGCACCAGATCCCTCTCATTCCTTCCCGGATCTAA
- the LOC106444230 gene encoding protein RGF1 INDUCIBLE TRANSCRIPTION FACTOR 1 isoform X1, with protein sequence MGIQKPAWLDALYAEKFFVGCPYHETAKKNEKNVCCLDCCISLCPHCVPSHRYHRLLQVRRYVYHDVVRLEDLQRLIDCSNVQAYTINSAKVVFIKKRPQNRQFKGAGNYCTSCDRSLQEPFIHCSLGCKVEFVMKSYGDITPFLKPCHSLTLGPDYIIPQDLLADDDMAAYETPRSTVVDGDESMSWSSTSSELRDAATTTHVVRKKRTGFCFCAKSANSYKAVSEDPDDISACINRRKGIPQRSPLC encoded by the exons ATG GGAATTCAGAAACCCGCATGGTTGGATGCGCTTTACGCAGAGAAATTCTTCGTAGGATGTCCGTACCATGAGACGGCaaagaagaatgagaagaacGTGTGTTGTCTTGATTGTTGCATCAGTCTATGCCCTCACTGTGTACCCTCGCATAGATATCACAGACTCCTTCAGGTTCGCCGCTATGTGTATCACGATGTTGTTCGGCTTGAAGATCTTCAGAGACTCATCGACTGCTCTAACGTTCAA GCTTATACAATAAATAGCGCAAAAGTGGTGTTCATCAAGAAGAGACCACAAAATAGACAATTCAAAGGAGCTGGCAACTATTGCACTTCATGTGACCGAAGTCTTCAAGAACCTTTTATCCATTGCTCCTTGGGTTGTAAG GTGGAGTTCGTGATGAAAAGTTACGGGGACATTACTCCATTCCTGAAGCCATGTCACTCTCTTACCCTAGGTCCAGACTACATCATCCCACAAGATTTACTAGCAGATGATGATATGGCTGCCTACGAGACTCCACGATCAACGGTCGTGGATGGTGATGAGTCCATGAGCTGGTCGTCGACTTCATCCGAACTAAGAGACGCTGCAACCACCACCCACGTCGTTAGAAAAAAGCGAACCGGTTTCTGCTTCTGTGCCAAATCGGCTAATAGTTATAAAGCAGTTTCGGAGGATCCTGACGATATCTCAGCCTGCATCAATCGGCGCAAAGGCATTCCTCAACGATCTCCTCTCTGTTAA
- the LOC125574970 gene encoding serine--glyoxylate aminotransferase-like isoform X1 yields the protein MRKYVIAKPELMCGETRKGEKMDYMNGPGRHHLFVPGPVNIPEQVIRAMNRNNEDYRSPAIPALTKTLLEDVKKIFKTTSGTPFMFPTTGTGAWESALTNTLSPGDRIVSFLIGQFSLLWIDQQKRLNFNVDVVESDWGQGANLQVLASKLSEDQNQSIKAICIVHNETATGVTNDISAVRTLLDHYKHPALLLVDGVSSICALDFRMDEWGVDVALTGSQKALSLPTGLGIVCASPKALEATKTSKSLKVFFDWNDYLKFYKLGTYWPYTPSIQLLYGLRAALDLIFEEGLDNVIARHARLGKATRLAVEAWGLKNCTQKEEWISNTVTAVMVPPNIDSTEIVKRAWKRYNLSLGLGLNKVAGKVFRIGHLGHLNELQLLGCLAGVEMILKDVGYPVVLGSGVAAASTYLQHQIPLIPSRI from the exons ATGCGTAAATATGTTATTGCCAAACCTGAGTTGATG TGTGGAGAAACAAGAAAAGGGGAAAAAATGGACTATATGAATGGACCAGGGAGACACCATCTTTTCGTACCAGGACCAGTGAACATACCGGAACAGGTGATCCGGGCGATGAACAGAAACAACGAGGATTACCGTTCACCAGCCATCCCGGCGCTTACAAAAACGTTGCTGGAGGACGTGAAGAAGATATTCAAGACAACATCTGGGACACCGTTTATGTTTCCGACCACTGGTACTGGTGCTTGGGAGAGTGCCTTGACCAACACGCTATCTCCTGGAGACAGGATCGTCTCGTTTCTGATAGGGCAATTCAGTTTGCTGTGGATTGACCAGCAGAAGAGGCTAAATTTTAACGTTGATGTGGTGGAGAGTGATTGGGGACAAGGTGCTAATCTCCAAGTCTTGGCCTCAAAGCTCTCAGAGGACCAAAATCAATCCATCAAAGCCATTTGCATTGTCCACAACGAGACCGCGACTGGAGTCACTAATGACATCTCTGCTGTCCGAACCCTCCTCG ATCACTACAAGCACCCGGCTTTGCTGCTTGTGGACGGTGTCTCGTCCATATGTGCGCTTGATTTTCGAATGGATGAGTGGGGAGTGGATGTGGCCTTGACCGGATCTCAGAAGGCTTTATCTCTTCCAACAGGACTTGGTATTGTGTGCGCCAGTCCAAAAGCTTTGGAAGCTACCAAAACCTCAAAATCCCTCAAAGTCTTCTTTGATTGGAATGACTACCTCAAGTTTTACAAGCTCGGTACATATTGGCCATACACACCTTCCATTCAACTCCTTTACGGTCTTAGAGCTGCTCTTGATCTTATCTTTGAAGAAGGACTTGATAATGTCATCGCCCGTCATGCCCGTTTGGGAAAGGCCACAAG GCTCGCGGTGGAAGCGTGGGGGCTGAAAAACTGTACACAGAAGGAGGAGTGGATAAGTAACACAGTGACAGCGGTCATGGTGCCGCCAAATATAGACAGTACTGAGATTGTGAAAAGGGCGTGGAAGAGGTACAACCTTAGTCTTGGTCTTGGTCTCAACAAAGTGGCTGGCAAGGTTTTCAGAATTGGGCACCTTGGACATCTTAATGAG TTGCAACTTCTTGGGTGTTTGGCTGGAGTGGAGATGATACTCAAGGATGTTGGCTACCCAGTTGTATTGGGAAGTGGAGTTGCCGCTGCTTCTACTTATCTTCAGCACCAGATCCCTCTCATTCCTTCCCGGATCTAA
- the LOC106444230 gene encoding protein RGF1 INDUCIBLE TRANSCRIPTION FACTOR 1 isoform X2, with protein sequence MKPAWLDALYAEKFFVGCPYHETAKKNEKNVCCLDCCISLCPHCVPSHRYHRLLQVRRYVYHDVVRLEDLQRLIDCSNVQAYTINSAKVVFIKKRPQNRQFKGAGNYCTSCDRSLQEPFIHCSLGCKVEFVMKSYGDITPFLKPCHSLTLGPDYIIPQDLLADDDMAAYETPRSTVVDGDESMSWSSTSSELRDAATTTHVVRKKRTGFCFCAKSANSYKAVSEDPDDISACINRRKGIPQRSPLC encoded by the exons ATG AAACCCGCATGGTTGGATGCGCTTTACGCAGAGAAATTCTTCGTAGGATGTCCGTACCATGAGACGGCaaagaagaatgagaagaacGTGTGTTGTCTTGATTGTTGCATCAGTCTATGCCCTCACTGTGTACCCTCGCATAGATATCACAGACTCCTTCAGGTTCGCCGCTATGTGTATCACGATGTTGTTCGGCTTGAAGATCTTCAGAGACTCATCGACTGCTCTAACGTTCAA GCTTATACAATAAATAGCGCAAAAGTGGTGTTCATCAAGAAGAGACCACAAAATAGACAATTCAAAGGAGCTGGCAACTATTGCACTTCATGTGACCGAAGTCTTCAAGAACCTTTTATCCATTGCTCCTTGGGTTGTAAG GTGGAGTTCGTGATGAAAAGTTACGGGGACATTACTCCATTCCTGAAGCCATGTCACTCTCTTACCCTAGGTCCAGACTACATCATCCCACAAGATTTACTAGCAGATGATGATATGGCTGCCTACGAGACTCCACGATCAACGGTCGTGGATGGTGATGAGTCCATGAGCTGGTCGTCGACTTCATCCGAACTAAGAGACGCTGCAACCACCACCCACGTCGTTAGAAAAAAGCGAACCGGTTTCTGCTTCTGTGCCAAATCGGCTAATAGTTATAAAGCAGTTTCGGAGGATCCTGACGATATCTCAGCCTGCATCAATCGGCGCAAAGGCATTCCTCAACGATCTCCTCTCTGTTAA
- the LOC106444229 gene encoding uncharacterized protein LOC106444229, whose protein sequence is MSFLAPCQILELNVISAQELAPVARCMKTYAIAWIDPECKLTTRVDNTGGTSPTWNDKFVFRLDEEALYDGTSIVVIEIYALHWFKDIHVGTVQTLISDLVDPSSAMRFVTLEVLRASGRPHGLLNIAVGLIDNSGQSMPLLFEEDLMFHKKKIISSKPVGLRRSKSDTSSMVESPRKKVAQQQTRVSSTTNSGFEKDDFSSDSQMVVYKPQKKTPNAMLKQTKHNVYGTPMRPKNKNAYTTPKRKNIEYGTPMRSRPVVITESDLGPSASVVAAQIAKEKALTGRDAESTVISVGARSVEGLRSKLERWQANLPVVLDVGSSYQPSSDYKTSSNFNPKSSYKPNEAVPRNQQMIVAPPQKQGGTKKKGGDNGLFSCFGNICGIECSIVCGGSSGQKASKKNKK, encoded by the coding sequence TGGAGCTGAATGTTATTTCTGCCCAAGAACTGGCACCAGTGGCACGGTGCATGAAAACATATGCAATAGCCTGGATTGACCCGGAGTGTAAACTAACGACTCGGGTAGACAATACGGGCGGAACAAGCCCTACATGGAACGACAAGTTTGTGTTTCGTCTAGACGAGGAAGCACTCTACGATGGTACGTCAATAGTTGTTATAGAAATCTACGCATTGCATTGGTTCAAAGATATTCACGTTGGAACGGTACAAACGCTGATCAGCGATCTTGTGGACCCTTCTTCCGCGATGAGATTCGTTACCCTCGAGGTTCTTCGAGCGTCGGGACGCCCTCACGGCCTCTTAAACATCGCCGTGGGGCTCATCGATAACTCGGGCCAAAGCATGCCTCTTTTGTTTGAAGAAGATTTGATGtttcacaagaaaaaaataatatcttcAAAACCGGTCGGTCTTCGACGGTCCAAAAGTGATACAAGCTCAATGGTGGAATCACCAAGGAAGAAGGTGGCACAACAACAAACCCGTGTGAGTTCTACTACAAACTCAGGTTTTGAGAAAGATGACTTCTCATCTGATTCTCAAATGGTTGTGTATAAACCACAAAAGAAAACGCCAAATGCCATGTTGAAGCAAACCAAGCATAACGTGTATGGGACACCAATGAGACCAAAGAACAAGAATGCATATACTACTCCCAAAAGGAAGAATATTGAATATGGAACACCAATGAGGTCGAGACCGGTTGTGATCACAGAGTCTGATTTGGGTCCTTCAGCGTCAGTGGTTGCCGCTCAAATTGCAAAGGAGAAGGCGTTGACAGGGAGAGACGCAGAGAGTACTGTGATAAGTGTTGGCGCACGGAGCGTTGAGGGGCTTCGTTCTAAGCTAGAAAGGTGGCAAGCAAATTTACCGGTTGTTTTAGACGTTGGTTCGAGTTATCAACCAAGTTCTGACTACAAAACAAGTTCTAACTTCAACCCTAAATCAAGTTACAAGCCCAACGAAGCCGTCCCGCGGAATCAACAGATGATTGTAGCTCCTCCTCAAAAGCAAGGTGGGACGAAAAAGAAAGGAGGAGATAACGGattgttttcatgttttggtAACATTTGTGGCATCGAGTGTTCTATTGTTTGTGGTGGTTCTAGTGGACAAAAAGCATCcaagaagaataaaaaataa